One region of Macadamia integrifolia cultivar HAES 741 chromosome 11, SCU_Mint_v3, whole genome shotgun sequence genomic DNA includes:
- the LOC122093091 gene encoding probable protein phosphatase 2C 63: MERERERERERLSPSGLGGSDGGGRLLWHMDLKPHAFGDFLIAVVQANSSLEDQSQLFTSPSATYVGIYDGHGGHEASRFINNHLFPYLHKFVAEHGGFSVDVIKKTFDAIEEEFLHLVKRLWPARPQITYVGSYCLVGAISDDMLHVANLGGSRAVLGQKASIGQRIPVLAKRLSTDHNVAVEEVRKGRDATSIRERGVWRVKDIGRVPKCT; the protein is encoded by the exons atggagagagagagagagagagagagagagagactttcaCCTTCTGGTTTGGGCGGCAGCGATGGCGGAGGCAGACTTCTTTGGCATATGGACTTGAAACCTCACGCTTTTGGCGATTTTTTGATTGCTGTCGTTCAAGCtaactcttcccttgaagatcaAAGCCAACTCTTCACATCTCCTTCAGCCACTTATGTTGGCATCTACGATGGACATGGTGGCCATGAAGCTTCTCGATTCATCAATAACCATCTCTTCCCTTATCTTCACA AGTTTGTGGCAGAACATGGGGGATTTTCAGTGGATGTCATAAAGAAGACTTTTGATGCCATTGAGGAGGAGTTCTTGCATTTGGTGAAGCGTTTGTGGCCGGCCCGACCGCAAATCACTTATGTGGGTTCTTATTGTTTGGTTGGTGCCATTTCTGATGATATGTTGCATGTGGCCAACCTTGGGGGCTCTAGGGCTGTTCTTGGGCAGAAGGCATCCATTGGTCAAAGGATTCCGGTGCTGGCGAAACGCTTGTCCACCGATCATAATGTTGCAGTGGAGGAAGTAAGGAAGGGTCGAGATGCTACATCCATACGAGAACGTGGAGTTTGGCGGGTTAAGGATATAGGAcgagtaccaaaatgtacataA
- the LOC122093092 gene encoding uncharacterized protein LOC122093092, whose product MHQSIEGLITWWKSKARILNLKNPWLLSFSIIATNIWWERNRRSHEDKARSDAHIFELICHEIGLCLGSSKGEVKSISNLLCCRKLGLHVEAPKYILPLEVHWCKPHSNWFKINVDGSSLGNPGRASAGGIARNKEGQICNSFSIYLGIKKIFEAEFETVLEGLIMAKRYGASEVWVESDSAGVVSTVQKNQVPWFVLQRWRVILPYLNSISWKISHYFREANVVADYLARKASKSGITETSVTFPNHIMMEIENDAMDRHRFRFY is encoded by the coding sequence ATGCATCAATCTATAGAAGGTTTGATAACATGGTGGAAGTCCAAGGCAAGaatcttaaacttaaaaaaccCATGGCTACTGAGCTTCTCAATCATTGCCACtaatatttggtgggagagaaatagacGAAGCCATGAGGACAAGGCTCGATCTGATGCGCatatttttgaattaatttGCCATGAGATTGGTCTTTGTTTGGGTAGTTCGAAGGGTGAAGTGAAGAGCATCAGCAATCTTTTATGCTGCAGGAAATTAGGGTTACATGTAGAGGCCCCTAAGTATATTCTGCCTCTagaagttcattggtgtaaaCCCCATTCAAATTGGTTTAAAATCAATGTAGACGGGAGTTCTCTGGGGAATCCAGGAAGGGCAAGTGCTGGTGGCATTGCTCGTAACAAAGAGGGTCAGATTTGCAACTCTTTTAGTATTTATTTAGGcattaaaaaaatctttgagGCTGAGTTTGAAACAGTTTTGGAAGGTCTGATCATGGCAAAGAGATATGGTGCGAGTGAAGTGTGGGTTGAGTCAGATTCTGCTGGTGTGGTGTCTACTGTGCAGAAGAACCAAGTTCCATGGTTTGTGCTCCAACGATGGAGAGTTATTCTCCCCTATTTGAACTCTATTTCGTGGAAAATTTCACATTATTTTCGCGAGGCAAATGTGGTTGCAGATTATTTGGCAAGGAAGGCTTCAAAATCAGGAATCACAGAAACCTCTGTGACATTCCCCAACCATATTATGATGGAGattgaaaatgatgcaatggaCAGGCATAGATTTAGATTCTACTAG